Proteins found in one Bremerella volcania genomic segment:
- a CDS encoding TROVE domain-containing protein, whose product MANKLLFGSTKSHRPSANARNAAGGPAYALSPQHALAQLASTGCLSGTFYATGQQQLDEVVKLVDQVNDDRFLAKLAIYARQRGMMKDMPAALLVMLSVRDTELTHQVFDRVVDNGRMLRNVFQMVRSGRFGRNGLSSSLKRAFERWLNDASTLKLLSASIGNDPSLRDVLRMARPKPTNNERRALFGWLTGKPVAQWAPATLHDLPEEVRQLNAFREAKKGAEQARIVRDLSVRWDLLADAAKDAHAWKAIAKQMGPQALRMNLNTLLRQGVLRSESGKPDAEMVALIAKRLSDEREIKRSKQFPYQFLAAYKHASDEVPQAIKSALHRAAEIACGNIPQLPGPVLIGLDVSGSMHCPVTGYRGRGATSTMRCVDVAALFAAAILRRNPDSVVVPFDTVAYDAKFDPNDSILSLSDRLSRYGGGGTDCSIPLQTANGRYAHRPFAGVILLSDNESWITKNRPYGYGSYGQTGVMSEWQKFVANQMKLRGHEIATPKLVCIDLQPYTTTQAPERADILNVGGFSDAVFQVVASFLEDDGSRFVAEIDAIKLAE is encoded by the coding sequence ATGGCTAACAAGCTGTTGTTCGGTTCTACCAAGTCTCATCGTCCCAGCGCTAACGCGCGTAATGCTGCCGGAGGCCCCGCCTACGCGTTGTCGCCCCAGCATGCACTCGCGCAGTTGGCATCCACCGGATGCTTGAGCGGTACGTTCTACGCAACCGGTCAGCAGCAGTTGGACGAGGTCGTGAAGCTCGTAGATCAGGTCAACGACGACCGGTTCCTGGCCAAGCTGGCCATTTACGCGCGGCAGCGCGGAATGATGAAGGATATGCCGGCCGCGCTGTTGGTGATGTTGTCGGTTCGCGATACGGAGTTGACCCATCAGGTGTTCGACCGCGTCGTCGACAATGGACGCATGCTGCGTAACGTGTTCCAGATGGTTCGTAGCGGACGCTTTGGACGCAATGGATTGTCTTCCAGCTTGAAGCGGGCCTTCGAGCGTTGGCTGAACGACGCTTCCACGCTGAAGCTGCTTTCCGCTTCGATCGGTAACGATCCTTCGCTGCGCGACGTGCTGCGGATGGCTCGGCCTAAGCCAACCAACAACGAGCGCCGTGCGCTGTTTGGTTGGTTGACCGGAAAGCCGGTCGCGCAGTGGGCTCCCGCTACGCTGCACGACTTGCCGGAGGAAGTGCGCCAGCTGAATGCCTTCCGTGAAGCGAAGAAGGGGGCCGAACAGGCCCGCATCGTGCGCGATTTGTCGGTGCGGTGGGACCTGCTGGCTGATGCGGCCAAGGATGCGCATGCCTGGAAGGCGATCGCCAAGCAGATGGGTCCGCAGGCACTGCGGATGAACTTGAATACGCTGCTGCGTCAGGGCGTACTGCGGAGCGAATCAGGTAAGCCTGATGCCGAAATGGTTGCCTTGATCGCGAAGCGGCTGTCCGACGAGCGTGAGATCAAGCGTTCGAAGCAGTTCCCGTACCAGTTCCTGGCCGCCTACAAGCATGCCTCGGATGAAGTTCCGCAGGCAATCAAGTCGGCGCTGCACCGCGCTGCCGAGATTGCGTGTGGGAACATTCCGCAGCTACCTGGTCCGGTCCTGATCGGCTTGGACGTGTCGGGATCGATGCATTGTCCGGTCACCGGCTACCGCGGCCGCGGAGCAACTTCCACGATGCGGTGCGTCGACGTGGCGGCGCTGTTCGCAGCGGCGATCCTGCGTCGTAATCCGGACAGCGTGGTCGTGCCGTTCGATACCGTTGCGTACGATGCGAAGTTCGATCCCAACGATTCGATCTTGAGCTTGTCCGATCGGCTATCCCGTTACGGTGGTGGTGGAACCGACTGTTCCATTCCACTGCAAACCGCCAACGGACGTTACGCACATCGGCCCTTTGCCGGGGTGATCCTCTTAAGTGATAACGAAAGCTGGATCACCAAGAATCGTCCGTACGGATATGGAAGCTACGGCCAGACGGGCGTGATGAGTGAGTGGCAAAAGTTTGTTGCCAACCAGATGAAGCTTCGCGGTCACGAGATCGCTACGCCCAAGCTGGTGTGTATCGACTTGCAGCCCTACACCACGACCCAGGCTCCGGAGCGGGCCGACATCCTGAATGTCGGTGGGTTCAGCGATGCGGTCTTCCAGGTCGTGGCATCGTTCCTGGAGGATGACGGAAGCCGTTTCGTGGCGGAAATTGACGCCATTAAATTGGCTGAATAA